Proteins encoded within one genomic window of Nordella sp. HKS 07:
- a CDS encoding ABC transporter permease, protein MTILLRRLARDRTAAVALVFMILIVAAALFAPLISPFDPYETNLRMRLRPPGGEYLLGTDTQGRDLLTRLLYGARTTLALGFAGVITGAVLGGLIGLLAAFYRRLDGPLMRLVDVMLSFPSILFGLALATMLGIGMNSLVVALGLSAAPPIARVARAAAASVMQAEYMDSGRVIGLSDAALIHRYLLRNCAAPIIVYCTLQFGETILLAAGLGFLGLGLQPPIAELGSIASEGRSFIFLAPHVSTAASLLIFLIVLSCNMLGDAFRDLTDPKLRR, encoded by the coding sequence TTGACCATCCTTCTCCGTCGACTGGCAAGGGACCGCACCGCGGCGGTTGCCCTGGTTTTCATGATTCTGATCGTCGCCGCGGCGCTTTTCGCCCCTCTCATCTCGCCCTTCGATCCTTATGAGACAAATCTGCGCATGCGCCTGCGCCCGCCGGGCGGCGAATATCTGCTCGGCACCGACACGCAAGGCCGCGATCTCCTGACCCGCCTTCTCTACGGCGCCCGCACCACGCTGGCGCTCGGCTTCGCCGGCGTTATTACGGGCGCCGTGCTCGGCGGTCTCATCGGGCTTCTCGCCGCCTTCTACAGACGGCTGGACGGCCCGCTGATGCGGCTGGTCGACGTGATGCTGTCCTTCCCCTCGATCCTGTTCGGCCTGGCGCTCGCCACGATGCTCGGCATCGGCATGAACAGCCTCGTAGTGGCGCTCGGCCTGTCCGCCGCCCCGCCCATCGCGCGCGTCGCCCGCGCCGCGGCGGCAAGCGTGATGCAGGCCGAATACATGGATTCGGGTCGCGTCATCGGCCTCTCCGACGCGGCGCTGATCCACCGTTATCTCCTGCGCAATTGCGCCGCCCCGATCATCGTCTACTGCACCTTGCAGTTCGGCGAGACCATCCTGCTCGCCGCCGGCCTGGGCTTTCTGGGCCTCGGCCTGCAGCCGCCGATCGCCGAGCTCGGCAGCATCGCGTCGGAGGGCCGCAGCTTCATCTTCCTGGCGCCGCATGTCTCGACCGCCGCGAGCCTGCTCATTTTCCTGATCGTGCTCTCCTGCAACATGCTGGGCGACGCCTTCCGCGACCTCACCGATCCCAAGCTGCGGCGCTGA
- a CDS encoding ABC transporter ATP-binding protein — protein sequence MTSPLLDVRDLTVSFTTEAGTITAVDEASFHVSEGETLAVVGESGSGKSVMSLALLRLIPEPPGHIAKGAIVFEGDDLLTKSPTAIRRIRGGRIAMIFQEPNTSLNPVRTIGDQIAEAVLLHENATRAEAMARAVEMLRLTGIPSPAERVKAYPHELSGGMRQRAMIAMALACRPKLLIADEPTTALDVTVQAQILDLMRDLKTKTGAAVILITHDLGVVAEMADRVCVMYAGRIVETAPVAELFEGPEHPYTVGLLSSMPSMTGAEGRLAPITGALPNLLDLPKGCRFAPRCPFAEAQCEDEEPALREIRPLHFSACRRAPLLDHLT from the coding sequence ATGACCTCTCCCCTTCTCGATGTCCGCGATCTCACCGTTTCCTTCACGACCGAGGCAGGAACGATCACGGCCGTCGATGAGGCGAGCTTTCATGTAAGTGAAGGCGAGACGCTGGCAGTGGTGGGTGAATCGGGGTCGGGCAAGAGCGTCATGTCGCTGGCCTTGCTACGCCTCATTCCTGAGCCACCCGGCCACATCGCCAAGGGCGCGATCGTCTTCGAAGGCGACGACCTCCTGACGAAATCGCCCACAGCGATCCGCCGGATCCGCGGCGGGCGCATCGCCATGATCTTCCAGGAGCCCAATACCTCGCTCAATCCGGTGCGCACGATCGGCGATCAGATCGCCGAGGCCGTCCTGCTGCATGAGAATGCGACCCGCGCAGAGGCGATGGCGCGCGCGGTCGAGATGCTGAGGCTCACCGGCATTCCCTCGCCCGCCGAGCGCGTGAAGGCCTATCCGCATGAATTGTCGGGCGGCATGCGCCAGCGCGCCATGATCGCCATGGCGCTGGCCTGCCGGCCGAAGCTCCTGATCGCCGATGAGCCGACCACGGCGCTCGACGTCACCGTCCAGGCGCAAATTCTCGACCTGATGCGCGATCTCAAGACGAAAACCGGAGCGGCCGTCATCCTCATCACGCATGATCTGGGCGTCGTCGCCGAAATGGCCGACCGCGTCTGCGTCATGTATGCGGGCCGCATCGTCGAGACGGCGCCGGTGGCGGAGCTCTTCGAAGGTCCGGAGCACCCTTATACGGTGGGCCTTCTGAGCTCCATGCCGTCGATGACCGGCGCGGAGGGGCGACTGGCGCCGATCACCGGCGCGCTGCCCAACCTGCTCGACCTTCCCAAGGGCTGCCGCTTCGCGCCGCGCTGTCCCTTCGCCGAAGCGCAATGCGAAGACGAGGAGCCGGCCTTGCGCGAGATCCGGCCACTGCATTTCTCGGCCTGCCGGCGCGCGCCCCTCCTGGATCATCTCACATGA
- a CDS encoding ABC transporter ATP-binding protein, with translation MTAPLLEVTDLSKSFPLRGGWPWRKHPVSAVDGLAFTLQAGETLSLVGESGCGKSTTGRMLAGLTTPSAGRILVEGRDIATFSKSDRNGLRRKLQFVFQDPYGSLNPRMTAGELIAEPALLHGLADRASARSLVAELLGKVGLSPSHADRYPHQFSGGQRQRLGIARALAVKPQVIICDEPVSALDVSVQAQIVNLLQDLQSQFGLSYLFISHGLSVVRHISHRVAVMYLGRIVEIGSKEQIFGGARHPYTQALLASAPVPRPGHERIRVALKGDVPSPLDPPSGCRFHTRCPFAIPRCRTDVPALTATDAGAEVACHRLSEITPASASDAALAHAPRTHRLLSLYRQAAAAKSARI, from the coding sequence ATGACGGCGCCGCTTCTCGAAGTCACGGACTTGAGCAAGAGCTTCCCGCTGCGCGGCGGCTGGCCGTGGCGCAAGCACCCCGTGAGCGCCGTCGACGGTCTTGCTTTCACGCTCCAGGCCGGCGAGACCCTGTCGCTGGTGGGCGAGAGTGGCTGCGGCAAGTCCACCACCGGGCGGATGCTCGCAGGGCTGACGACGCCGAGCGCAGGGCGCATCCTGGTCGAGGGCCGCGATATCGCGACCTTCTCGAAAAGCGATCGCAACGGCCTCAGGCGCAAGCTGCAGTTCGTCTTCCAGGATCCGTACGGCTCGCTCAATCCGCGCATGACGGCGGGCGAACTGATCGCGGAGCCGGCCTTGCTGCACGGTCTCGCCGACCGGGCGAGCGCCCGATCGCTTGTCGCCGAGCTTCTCGGCAAGGTCGGTCTCTCGCCCTCCCATGCCGACCGCTATCCGCATCAGTTCTCGGGAGGCCAGCGGCAAAGGCTCGGCATTGCCCGCGCCTTGGCCGTCAAGCCCCAGGTGATCATTTGCGATGAGCCGGTGTCGGCGCTCGACGTCTCGGTCCAGGCCCAGATCGTCAATCTGCTGCAGGATCTGCAAAGTCAGTTCGGCCTGAGCTATCTCTTCATCTCGCACGGCCTGTCGGTGGTGCGCCATATCAGCCATCGCGTCGCGGTGATGTATCTGGGCCGCATCGTCGAGATCGGCTCCAAGGAGCAGATTTTCGGCGGCGCCCGCCATCCCTATACGCAGGCGCTTCTCGCCTCGGCCCCGGTGCCGCGTCCGGGACATGAGCGCATCCGGGTGGCGCTCAAGGGCGATGTGCCGAGCCCGCTCGACCCGCCCTCGGGCTGCCGCTTCCACACACGCTGTCCCTTTGCGATTCCGCGCTGCCGGACGGATGTGCCCGCTTTGACGGCGACGGATGCCGGCGCCGAGGTCGCCTGTCATCGTTTGAGCGAGATCACGCCCGCTTCCGCTTCGGATGCGGCGCTTGCGCATGCGCCGCGAACCCATAGATTGTTGTCCCTTTACCGCCAGGCCGCCGCCGCGAAATCAGCAAGGATCTGA
- a CDS encoding peptidase C39 family protein — protein sequence MTDSIDVTTLAADASLPSGLPEDIAGRLALYLPVHGRKILIARRSGMITGVLVVLHRPTAQMFRVAWMWAGDREASQALAAKLEELSAEAGILSWRIAGETTESEIADDMRLVLGLPRDTGKRGYSERWLANHGMRAKREVPLYAQTTEFTCGPCSLAMSFAGFDPGRVPDRHLEIALWREATTVFGLTGPGGCDPYAMALAAARRGHETKLFMSTDEPVLLDRGNTEAKRDLMRFVQADFKARASAAEIAIEKRAFDIAEIRDAVAGGAIAVVLIDQMETHGHTAPHWVVAHSVKDDVFLINDPWIDRASFETGAEAHDLPVRLSVLDRMAWYGEPRYRSAIVLSV from the coding sequence ATGACCGACTCTATCGACGTGACCACCCTCGCTGCCGACGCCAGCCTGCCTTCAGGCCTGCCGGAAGACATCGCCGGACGTCTAGCGCTTTATCTGCCGGTCCATGGCCGCAAGATCCTGATCGCGCGCCGGTCCGGCATGATCACCGGCGTGCTCGTGGTTCTGCATCGCCCGACCGCACAGATGTTCCGCGTCGCCTGGATGTGGGCCGGCGACCGCGAGGCGAGCCAAGCGCTGGCCGCGAAGCTCGAGGAGCTCTCCGCCGAGGCCGGGATTCTCTCGTGGCGCATCGCCGGGGAGACAACCGAATCCGAGATCGCGGATGACATGCGCCTTGTGCTCGGCTTGCCGCGTGACACCGGCAAGCGCGGCTATTCCGAACGCTGGCTCGCCAATCACGGCATGCGGGCAAAGCGCGAGGTGCCGCTTTACGCGCAAACGACCGAATTCACCTGCGGCCCCTGCTCGCTCGCCATGAGCTTCGCCGGTTTCGACCCCGGGCGTGTTCCCGACCGGCATCTCGAGATCGCGCTGTGGCGCGAGGCGACGACCGTCTTCGGTCTGACAGGTCCCGGCGGCTGCGATCCCTATGCCATGGCGCTCGCCGCGGCGCGGCGGGGGCACGAAACGAAACTCTTCATGAGCACCGACGAGCCGGTGCTGCTCGACCGCGGCAATACCGAAGCCAAACGCGATCTGATGCGTTTCGTCCAGGCCGATTTCAAGGCCCGGGCGTCCGCCGCAGAGATCGCCATCGAGAAGCGCGCCTTCGACATCGCCGAGATCCGCGACGCCGTCGCCGGCGGCGCCATCGCCGTCGTCCTCATCGACCAGATGGAGACGCATGGCCACACCGCGCCGCACTGGGTCGTCGCCCATTCGGTGAAGGACGATGTGTTCCTCATCAACGATCCGTGGATCGACCGCGCCTCCTTCGAGACGGGCGCCGAGGCGCATGACCTGCCGGTGCGCCTCTCCGTTCTCGACCGCATGGCCTGGTATGGCGAACCGCGCTACCGCTCGGCGATCGTGCTCTCGGTCTGA